tcttcttctcctggcttcctgtttcatgaagctccctgggaggcatgttccttcttcatttccaaagatcactggctagtggactctgattcttgtggctatgtcattcttctctgctctctctgaatctcttcattctccaaaatgtttcctattttaaaggacttcagaaactaatcaagacccacccaaatgtgtggagacacgcctctacctaatccagcttaacaaccactcttgattaaatcacatcaccggggagataatctaattacagtttcaggcattcaatgctgaataggggttagaagaaatggctgcctttacaaaatgggattagaattaaaacatggctttcctagggtataTACATaatttccaaccagcacagtgagacatgactcacaggggtgtaaacctccctggcaacatgggacagaaatcctagaatgaggtgggactcagcatcaaggaattgagaaaaccttcttggccaaaatggggaagagaaaaatgagacaaagtgtcaatggctgagagatttcaaacagagttgagaggttattctggaggctatatgcattatatagatatcacctttttacttaaggcatattggagaggctggagggaagtacctgaaaatgtagagctgtgtcccactagccattttcttgaaaatgactgcatactgatacagctttcacaatgtgactgtgtgattgtgaaaaccttgtgtctgatgctccttttatctatgctatggatagatgagtaaaatatatggataaaaaataaataatagggggaaatgttaaaataaatttagtagattgaaatgctagtgatcaatgaaaggggagtggtaaggggtatagaaaaagataggggaaacaaaggttaaaatatattgggtagatgaaaatactagcagtcaatgagagggaggggtaagaggtatggtatgtatgagtttttttctttttatttctttttctgaattgatacaaatgttctatgaaatgatcatggtaatgaatgtacaactatatgatgttattgtgagttattgatcatatgccaagaatggaacgatcatatggtaaaaattcatgtttgtatgttgttatatttttaaaaaatgaaaaaaaaatttttttaacaaaaaaaagaatcaaatacttaggaatgaacttaactagggatgtaaaggacttgtacacagaaaactacataacattgctaaaagaaatcaaagagctctaaataggtggaaaaacattccctgctcatggataggaagaccaaatatagttaagatgccaattccctgaaattgatctacagattccatacagttccaatcaaaattccaacaatgtactttgaagatttggaaaagctaactaccaaattcatctggaagggaaaaagaccctgaatagctaaaagcatcctaaaaaacagaagaatgaagtggaagattaacactccctgactttaaaacctatcataaagccacagtggccaaaacagcatggtactggaacaaagacagaagcattgatgaatggaatcaaattgagagtgcagaaatagaccaccaaatctatcctcaactgatttttgagaaggcctccaaatcctctgaactggtacaaaatagtctttttaataattgggcatggaagaactagatatcaatagccaagagaatgaaagaggacccctatcttacaccctacacaaaaattaactcaaagtggatcaaacacctaaatataagaactagcaccataaagcttctagaagaaaatgtagaagcTTTTCAACTCTTCAAGagctagtaataggaggtagcttcctaaactttaacccaaagcacaagtaacaacaaaaaaaaatagataaatgggaactcctcaaaatcaaatacttcttcacctcaaaagactttgtcaaaaaggtgaggaggcagccaactcaatgggagaaaatatttggaaatcacatatcaaaggtttgatttcctgtatatataaagaaatcatacaactcagcaacaaaagaacaaacaatccaattataaaatgggctaaagatatggacaggtattttttctgaagagaaaatacagatggcttcaaagcacatgaagagatgctcattttcactggctgtaagggaaatgcagatcaagactacaatgagataccaccgcACCCCTACAAGAATGgttgccattaaacaaacaggaaactataaatgtttgagaagatgtggagaaactgggatacttaggcattactggtgggaatgtagaatggtgcagccactatggaagactgtttggcggttccttaggaaactaaatattgagttgccctatgacccagcaatagcactacttggtatatacccagaagacctgaaatcaatgacgcaaacagacatttacacactgattttcatagcagcattattcacaatttccaaaagatggaaacaaaccaaatgcccatcaacagatgagtggatcaacaaaatgtggtatatacatacaatggaatattatgcagcaataagacaaaatgatgtcctgaagcacatgacaagatggatgagccttgaggacataatgctgaataaaattagccagacacgaaaggacagatactgtatgatttcattttatgacACACATAAAGGTatactcagaggcttataatacaggatacaaggggacttagagatacatagaagctagataGGGgtaaaccattagctaatgaggttgaactccaatgtaagggaatagataggagtggaAGTGATTCTTTAGTagttctagaaataaaattaccatattaaagattaacaagattgaaaggggttgtatagactatgtgtcacactagaaatatgaatgagttcttgcaggaattacttcaaagacatgattcttatatttagtccagggtacaggggaaaactactattgcatgctatgagctatgttcgaaaagaaaccatcagcactaccacagcaacagcagaagtaaataatggggtgagacaagagttaagaggaggtttagatttcctatttagtgagggtgtgtttattggttttttttctcttgggaagaatgaaattatctaaaattgagaatgttgatgaactgtggactttgggctactgacgcctgatgaatgcaggtggctgaaggatgcactgaagaagtagattggcaaacggtggtgtatatttatgaatgaaagttgtgctgccacaaaaaggaacaatgtcatgaggcatgcaacgatgtgaatgtacatgtaggacatttggtgagacaaaataagccagaaacaaacaaacaaaaaaacaatggtacggtcacctttagaaaaagattattagaaaacaggggcctagaatgtaagcttttagagcagacacattaaatctggagtggtgactattatttctagattttgagaggctgttttatatgtattacCTGCTgtttagagatacaaatgaagccaaacaggttggggttaaagtaactcagaaacataggggtaaggaagacaatgtctatattttagaaccacacatattctttgagaccaacggaagaaagtttcatttaatctgggactgaaattttctgtaatgcataatctaattgaacctatctgtatagctcatttgaacaaatgaaacacaggaagcacagaataagaaagaggtcctataatcctgtatagattattgtagtacctggaaacatcctagagtatattaagcagatatcaaaaagtattggccaagtccccTGTATTTGAGAGGGGAggaagactatggaactattaaccttaccatcagggaatcccctgatactgtgtcaaactttaaggacacccaaatcaagaggccatgccctcaatcatgagacttacttttgtgaagcttatgtaggcagcggagaagcttagactatctataggcatgcctaagagttactcctggaggacttctgttgttgctcagatgtggcctcagtctctctaagcccaactctacaagtgaaatcgttgccccccccatgggacatgacatccagggatgaaagtcttgcTGGCAATATGGGAGAGGATGTCAAGGGATGAagccagacctggcactgtgggatcaacaattattccctgaccaaaagggggaaaagaagtgtaattaataaagtatcagtggcagagagagttcagatagagttgagaggctactctggaggttgttcttatgcaagcttcacttagaccttgctacctatcataagctgtcaacccccaaccaggaccattccagccaattctaaggaccacctaaggcaatatataagattccacaagggttccaggcactagagtaactttccagaaacctaaaacctccagatgggtccctggttcagttaagtcctgaaacctagcccagcctctccagaacatcagaagtttcatctccctaccccatattagtgacagacccttccaatgtcaaaaatttagacttaccatagcccaaacacccctaaagagagggatggaaagatcaaaggtgatggtggaattatgtctagaagataggacttaacaaatgaatatgaatgttgaatcattgatatctcttttagtctccaatgttttagaacagctagaagtaaaaccctaaaattgtggagttgtaatccatgtcaaactctgaaatatgttctacaactaattgtcgtgctgtgctttgaaatttatagctttttttgtatatatgttattgtccacaaaaaaaaagtcgattgtgcaCTGTCAGTTCCGGCCTTCCTCGTGTAAAGGGATCTGCCGGACCCTtcctaattcaatttctttccctttccgGGCCCTTCCCTATCGTCGCCCCCTTCACCTTGGATCATGTTCAAGAAAtttgatgaaaaggaaaatgtatcCAATTGCATCCAGTTGAAAACCTCAGTTATTAAGGGTATTAAGAATCAATTGATAGAGCAATTTCCAGGTATTGAACCATGGCTTAATCAAATCATGCCTAAGAAAGATCCTGTCAAAATAGTGCGATGCCATGAACACATAGAAATCCTTACAGTAAATGGAGAGTTACTATTTTTTAGGCAAAGAGAAGGCCCTTTTTATCCAACCCTAAGATTACTTCACaaatatcctttttttgtttttatttttttaactttttttattaattaaaaatattaacaaacaaaacattaagagatcattccattctacatatacaatcggtaattcttaatatgatcacatagttgcatattcatcatttcttagaacatttgcatcaatttagaaaaagaaataaaaagacaacaaaaaagaaataaaacgataacagagaaaaaaaaaaagattatacataccataccccttaaccctcgctttcatttaccactagcatttcaaactaaatttattttaacatttgttccccctattatttatttttattccatatgttctactcttctgctgatatagtagctaaaaggagcatcagacacaaagttttcacattcgcagagtctcattgtgaaagctatatcattgttcaatcatcatcaagaaacatggctactggaacacagctctacattttcaggcagttccctccagcctctccactacatcttgaacaacaaggtgatatctacttaatgcataagaataacctccaggatcacctctcaactctgtttggaatctctcagccattgacacttagtctcatttcactcttccccctttggtcgagaaggttctctcaatcccttgatgttaattctcagctcattctagggttttttctcagtcccttgatgctgagtctcagctcattccaggatctctgtcccatgttgccaggaaggtccacacccctgggagtcatgtcccacacagagaggggaatggtggtgagactgctcgttgtgttggctggagagagaggccacatctgagcaacagaagaggctctcttgggggtgactcttaggcctaaattttaagtagacttgacctatcctttgtggggttaagtttcatgtgaacaaaccccaagcctgggggctcagcctatagctttggttgtccacactgcttgtgagaatatcaagaattcaacttggggaagttgaatttctccccactctcaccattccccgaagggggcttgcaaatactttcccagtcattgatcaaatcactctgggattcatcggggcatcactctggacaaaccaacaaaatctcatatgctacctgagattccaagtacttatgacattcactcaaactatctacatgagttatattaggaaatgctctagtcaaaatataaattttgtaacaaataaacattttttgctttagtctcacacataaggtgacattttaaagtattaattatcatctgttttcaacaccctgcaatgatgacattcctttgtccttcctcattcaaaaacatttcttaaatttgtacattgtacatttcactattattatacactctaggcattcctagattataccatctcaatcttcaccatctatctttctttctgatttcatttatgtccccagtcctcctccctctatcattctcacatgcaggttcattcagtgttttaacataattacattactgttaggtagtattgtgctgtccatatctgagattttatattcagtcctgttgcacaatctgtatccattcagctccaatcacccaatatctcaccctatttctatctcctgatggtctctgttaccaaggaaatattctaagtttattcactaacgtcagttcatgtcagtgagaccaaacagtatttgtccttttgtttctggctaatcacactcagcataatgtccttaaggtccattcatgttgttacatacttcataactttattctgtcttacagctgcataatattccatcttatgtaaatgtcacagtttgtttagtcaactgtctgttgatggacattttggctgtttccatcacttggtaattgttaataatgctgctataaacatgtaaatgtccatttgtgtccttggcctcgtgacctttgagtagaaacaacatatacatgggtcctgttttttaaaccattctgccagactatgtcttttgattggagagtttaatccattaacattcagtgttattactgtatgggtagtactttcttctactattttgccttctgatgtcatatctaattttccttccttttacctttactcatagtcttcctttctacactcttctccacacctctctcttctgtcttcgtatctgtctctagtgttccctttagtatttcttgcagagctggtctcttggtcacaaattctctcagtgattttttgtctgaaaatgttttcatttctccctcatttttgaaggacaattttgctggatatagaattcttggttggcagtttttctcttttaataatttaaatatattatcccactgtcttctcgcctccatggtttctgctgagagatctgtgcatagtcttattgggcttcccttgtatgtgatggattgcttttctcttgctgctttcaagatcatctctttctctttgaccttggacattctgattagtaaatgtcttggagtatgtctatttggatctgttctctttggggtacgctgcacttcttggatctgtaattttaagtctttcataagagttgggaaattttcagtgataatttcctccattagtttttctcctccttttccatcctcttctccttctgggacacccacaacacgtatattcatgcgcttcatattgtctttcaattccctgagtccctgctcatatttttccatttttttccctatagtttctgtttcttcttggatttcagatgttctgtcctccagttcattaatcctatgttctgcctctcgaaatctaccattgtaggtttccattgtttttttcatctcttctactgtgtctttcattcccataagttctgtgatttgttttttcagactttcagtttcttctttttgttctttccttgccttctttatatcctccctcaattcattgatttggtttttgatgaggttttccatgtctgttcgtatattctgaattagttgtttcagctcctgtatgtcatttgaattgttggtttgttcctttgactgggccatatcttcaatttccttagtgtgatttgttattttttgctggcatctaggcatttaattaccttaattagtttattctggagattgctttcacttcttttatctagggttttcttgctggatgaatttgttgtctatctgttctttgacattctgttcagctttatctgaacctttagcttaggttttgtttaacagaggagaatttttcagttcttgttttcttgtttcttgccctgcttgtgtggtacctttcccccacacacacttaggagggtctgcttagatattatagaccccagccatattttcccagaccaaactggcctcctatcaggaggaaagagtcacctgcgtcggttttccctgagcatgagacccagcaggttgaaagactttcctgtgaagtctctggactctgtttttcttatcctgcccagtatgtggcgcttgtctgactgcaggtcccaccagcataagatgatgcggtacctttaactttggctgggggtttgttggaaacagaggagaggttgtaggctggttttaatggcttcagattaccaagcactggtgtctgaattccttgatggagggattccacctgggtgggccttcacccctcccctggggaaggcacaggctccagataagcccccaaaagagctcacttctgcctatgcctggggcagttgcagcctgaaaagtcctgccgctgtatccagaggcagtcaagcctttgtagatacacaaccacaaaaacctgtttccttctttttctccccctttttctgtcagtcctgcccccttggtgccggggcaaaaaggagcaacctctgctttgatcgggttcacctaagctgggggcctatttttagtagccagaatttgttaattagttccacaattggcgtttgattgtgcccagtcactgctgctggtaaagtcctttcctttcccctctgggaagcggcctgtgggggaggggcactggccgccgcagctttgggaactcacgattttggggggtgctcgcagccggtccagctggtccagactggggtatgctgtgtgtctggtcgcTGATtgaccccaggagctgttctgtactgtttctggttatttagcaattgttctggaggacgaactaaaacgcgcacgttgttaagccgccatcttgacccggaagtccacAAATATCCTTTTATCCTACCACACCAGCAGGTTGATAAAGGAGCCATCAAATTTGTACTCAGTGGAGCAAATATCATGTGTCCAGGTTTAACTTCTCCTGGAGCTAAACTTTACCCTGCTGCAATAGATACGATTGTTGCAATAATGGCAGAAGGAAAACAGCATGCTCTGTGTGTTGGAGTCATGAAGATGTCTGCAGAAGATATTGAGAAAGTCAACAAAGGAATTGGCATTGAAAATATCCATTATTTAAAATGATGGGCTGTGGCATATGAAGACATATAAATGAACCTCAGAAGGAATGCACTGGGCTTAATATGGATATTGTGCTCTATCtctgtgtttgtgtctgtgtatGACAGCATGAAGATGTCTCTGTGGTTATGCTGAATAAATTCAACAGATGCTAAAAATGCTGTTAGCTTCAAAAAtgattttagttaatttttttaattaataaaaaaatgattttaatttttcttaaattcaagTTAAAATGTGGTAACAAACTTGGACATTAAAAGGTATCTGGTAAGTAACCAAACTCAGACAACTAAATTGTCCTTTCTTAGATTAATGATTCAAGATGAAGGGCAGGGCTTGGTAAATGAATTTGCCAGCTTATGGCCAATCCCATAGAATCTGACTAATTAATGGTCTTGAGAGTAGCCTGGGAATTTTATCCCATTTCCCCAGGGCACTCATTAGTGTCCcttctcttttgtgtgtgttttattgttttttaacttttcatagtGGGAAATTCCAAACATTAGACGAAAGTTTAAGGAATAGTTTAATGGACCTCTGTATTCATCACTCAAAAGATAAGTGgtctttttctaaaacaaaaacataaccaCAAGCCCATTATCAcaccagatatttaaaaaaataatttcttaacatCATTAAGTATTTGCTCAGTGTTCAAATTCTCTTGGttgtgtcttttaaatttttgaaaactgttgGTTTGCTTGCATTAGGTACAAGATAAGGTCCATATATTACACTTGGTTGTTATTTAAGtctgttttttaatctgtaaatttccccttcctcttttttttcccccttgaaattatttaagaaatcGAATTGTCTTGTAGAGTTTCCCCACATATTCTGGATTTTGTTGATTGCCTCACTGTGAAGTCATTTAACTTGTTTCTGTGCCTCCTGAATATCCTATAAATAGATAGGCTTGATCATGTTCAagttcagttttttgttttaccCAGCTTCTTTTGAAAATCAGGCTCCACAGATACCCAGATTTAGGTCTCTATTCCCTGAAGAATGTGTATATCCTATTGTAAGTGTAGTATGAGGGTCACAGACTACTTTTAGTAAGGTAAGCTGTTTGTGAAGTTAAAAGAGCAATTATGAAATTATTTAGTGATAAAGGCTTTTCTTCCTGATAAGCTTGCTGTCACTCTAGTGCCTCAGCCATCTTTATTTCGTTGGTTAAAAATATATggcatgtgattttatttttcagatggaTACATTTACAAGGTTGTGGTGACCTGTGTTACAGTCAGAAGTTGATGAGAAAGGTGAGGGTGGATAGTAAAAAGAAAGACTATTGGGCTGGCTGTTCTAGCTGGGCCTCCCAGGACATAACAGAGATGAAAGTTATATATCCAGAGTCTGACTCGCAGATTGGGAAACTACTTCCCACTGATGAAACTTGGAAGATTTGGCAATTTCCAAGTTAGAATGTAAATGTATTAATTTATGGTGATAGCTCTATCTAGTGAAACAATTAGTAAACAGGAAATTTCTTGGTGAACATGGATCAAAAGCAAAAATGTTGATAATTTGGGGGAATATTTCATCTGGGTTGGGGTAAgacttggagaatttctcatttcatcattaGAATGCTTATGTCTGCCAGAATCTTGTTTCTTTCCTGGGCAGTAGAGATGCTGTGATGTTTTATTTCCTATATCCTTTTCTAGTTTCATGTagaatattttgcttttgttgtggATTGTTATATTCTACAACTTACTGTATTgttatattttgttatttattcctTGTGGATAAAAGTATAAATAATcagtaatatatttataaatcatcCCTCAGGACAGCTTACTTCAACAGATAGTCTTATTTTATGCTGGCGTACTGGCTTCAAATTCAGATATTCCCCCATTTTTGGGAGGAGGTATCCTATTTGAGGCCTATAGcttcttacattttttaaagagaatatgCAAGTCATTTATGTCAAAACTGAAATCTGAACCTTGATTTTTGATGCTAAGATAATGTTAATTGACCAAGATTGCCTATGGAGTGTTAGCAATGAAAAACaaagtgcatgtgtgtgcacgtgcgcacacatacacacacattaaaGAAGTTAAGACCTCTAATTGCctgtttctgaaataatttatccTGGTATCTAACCATGGTTATTGTGTAGggaacacttttaaaatatttaacatcaaCGTCTGTACTTGTTTTGATACCATGCTCAGGTATGTTGACTGTGTTGCCTCTGTGACAATATGTATGTTCTCCATTTTTCCTGGGTCTGAGGCCTCAGCTCATTGGTACTAGTCAAGGGTGTCATTCCATGTGTGCTGTCAGTTTCTAAACATTAGGTTAGATGTGGAAGCCAATTCAAAGAGGTTAAACAAGCAATTATGTCAGCCTTTTTAGGCAACCTGCTTAAAAGAAACTTTTAGTTGACTCACATTCCTGAGTAGCAATAAAGGGAGCTCTTATTTTCCCTTAGTAATGTTATGTCTGTAGTTTGTTTTtagtttcaaaattaattttgtgtAAAAATGTAACCTACAGCCTAGCCATTCCTTTGTATCTGACTCAATTTTACTCAATCAAGGTATGTTCAGCTCAatggatatttattgaatatctactaaGTTCTAGGTGATGTGGCACCAAGAGGAATAATATATAAGTAGACTTTGCCCTTAAGGAGCTTCCAGTCTAGTGAGTAAAGAaatcctacattaaaaaaaatctgggtAATTGTGACAGTCCAATGCCAATTTATTAGGGATTTGCTAATAGTTTTCCAATTTCAGTCACTGAAATTGGCAAATTACACATGAACCAATTTTAAATGTAGCCAATgtgacaggttaaaaaaaaatcccagacaTCATGGTGTTGCAACCATTCAGGTTTCAACTCAGATGGTTGTCTTACGGTCCAGTATCATAAAAGCCTGGTCAAACCTCTTCTAGCAGGCTTTCTAATGTAGTGGTTTGGTGGTATTCTATTGGCAGCTGAATTTTCCTTTTTCGTTTTTTCTTTATGTCTGGACCCCAAACAAAAACAGCTAAATTTGTCCCATGGGTAGTCATGAACATTCCAAATTTGAAGGATTTGATATTTCCCAAACAGAAGGTCATAAGGCATTTGTCAAATAATGATTATATCCAGCCAAATTCCCTCCCTGTATACAAAT
The genomic region above belongs to Tamandua tetradactyla isolate mTamTet1 chromosome 16, mTamTet1.pri, whole genome shotgun sequence and contains:
- the LOC143659942 gene encoding LOW QUALITY PROTEIN: malignant T-cell-amplified sequence 1-like (The sequence of the model RefSeq protein was modified relative to this genomic sequence to represent the inferred CDS: deleted 1 base in 1 codon), which codes for MFKKFDEKENVSNCIQLKTSVIKGIKNQLIEQFPGIEPWLNQIMPKKDPVKIVRCHEHIEILTVNGELLFFRQREGPFYPTLRLLHKYPFILPHQQVDKGAIKFVLSGANIMCPGLTSPGAKLYPAAIDTIVAIMAEGKQHALCVGVMKMSAEDIEKVNKGIGIENIHYLNDGLWHMKTYK